Proteins encoded in a region of the Flavobacteriales bacterium genome:
- a CDS encoding translocation/assembly module TamB — translation MVSLLIGTYSVLTHHKVIKKVLHTVMRTIGIFAEWLLVLLIILVFAVKSSAFQTWLAQSIAAYLSSELGAEVRIARVDIDFFDYATLEGVYVSDQHGDTILYAPKIHCDISLLSLKKEKLALSKAELVDPHIELTKYEGEKRWNYAFLEDYFSSDKPKKKDPNKEPWDFTCDKILLTNADFHYNNYNKPGQDYGIDFDHMSVHSLYGEFSDFHQRKDTSYLHIDRIRLKEVSGFELDTLSADLKIHEHLLDFGNLLLCTKNTRITTPSLAFKFEDFDDFNFFEDKVQMISNLNYCKVDLDDIAFFAPELKGINRSLILKSNVRGTVNDLRLKKLELYLSDETYVKGNFDFTGITDVENVFIDAKITDFATNRDEIAAIKLPPFDGEEYIEIPGRYSLFGTINGHGLFTGTPADFVAYGQFDTDMGQIATDIRFYIDSTDHYFHYQGNLLTQDFRAGYFYEIPDMGNVSMDIDIKATGLTFDDLAAQLDGTVYSLGYMGYDYHNITLTNGKLTSEQFIGKMNIKDENIDLIFDGNVNFAKKEPSFDFEIDIKKANLAVLHLADRDHSSSLCVHIKADATGSDLDNFSGKLSLSNLSYYEKGKDYMMDSIVLSAKINPDKTKSLGLKSSIIDANVDGKYNFEELPTAFTSIISQVLPSLFDNKVIKLKNDQEFKYTVLIKDFSYITELFLPDVELSKNAKISGRFDSEQNIFRMKSDVLTILKVAGYEVNEMVLNVKNNDDFLNIKIDADHIHLTDTVKMKNFAFESDLYQNKMVSSIQWNNEDSLSSGAIYGEGIIRSSDVYELDLNPSEVKVNGSTWHLDATSHFAFAGDTISISDFNIYNGKQSIAVAGKISPLRNDKLDIDICEFDLENLNPIINDPNIKLHGTLHGNGFVADLYKDLFFASDMRLDSFRLNEDYLGEFKLVNLWDNEEKRIHTTGELRRKEIRSIEFTGDYYTKKEKNNIDYVVEFNETNLTFLNAFIPEDVSNLRGLATGKLSVKGEPEAPVLKGKINFQNGAVKVNMLNTEYYFGGLVKVDNDMIAFDSIPIADVKGNLGVGRGTFYHNNFENWNFDCVLEFNKMLCLNTTEEMNDLYYGRAYATGSVQVFAYGNNIEIDVNVKSEKGTRIVLPLYGSSDQSIQDFVRFVGTKDSVKVDEKIDLSGISLNFDFDVTPDAEVMIVFDKLAGDMMKGRGAGHLQMLIDPLGEFTMFGQYVIDQGDYLFTLMNVINKRFTVRKGSTISWYGDPMAADIDLKAVYKVQAAPTEIMPVDVAALYKRNVDVECEMTLKQNLFKPDAYFDIIVPKADENVKAALTQIRASEPERTRQFFSLLAINKFLPLSNSISNASNTALTGVNSTVSELVSSQMSNWLSQISDEFDIGLNYRPGDEISSDEIAVAFSTQLFNDRLTVSTNVGVSKGNSSNQNPNQLIGDFNVEYKINQDGSFRIRGYNESNEFDVTRTAQAPFTQGVGVYYTEEFDSFKDLKIIRKIGSWFKKGKKEKEDKPTSYHPADKPRDEKDLQLAEK, via the coding sequence ATGGTATCTTTGTTAATTGGCACGTATTCTGTATTAACGCATCACAAAGTTATTAAAAAAGTACTCCATACCGTGATGAGGACCATTGGCATTTTTGCCGAATGGTTATTGGTGCTTCTGATTATTCTGGTTTTTGCGGTAAAATCATCTGCATTTCAAACCTGGCTGGCCCAAAGCATCGCCGCCTATCTTTCCTCCGAACTGGGAGCCGAAGTACGCATCGCAAGGGTAGATATCGATTTTTTCGATTACGCCACGCTCGAAGGGGTGTACGTGAGCGACCAACATGGCGATACCATCCTTTATGCACCCAAAATTCATTGCGACATCAGTTTGCTGAGTCTCAAAAAAGAAAAACTGGCCTTGTCAAAAGCTGAATTGGTCGACCCGCATATTGAATTAACGAAATACGAAGGAGAAAAACGGTGGAATTACGCATTTCTGGAGGACTATTTTTCGAGTGATAAACCCAAGAAAAAAGATCCGAATAAAGAGCCATGGGATTTTACCTGCGATAAAATTCTGTTGACCAATGCCGATTTTCACTATAACAATTACAATAAACCGGGACAAGACTATGGAATCGACTTCGATCACATGTCCGTCCACTCCCTCTATGGCGAATTCTCCGATTTTCATCAGAGAAAGGATACATCCTATTTGCACATCGACAGAATCCGGTTAAAAGAGGTTTCAGGTTTCGAATTGGATACCCTAAGTGCCGATTTAAAAATTCACGAGCATTTACTCGATTTTGGTAATCTCTTACTCTGTACCAAAAACACAAGAATTACAACTCCTTCACTTGCATTTAAGTTCGAAGATTTTGATGATTTCAATTTTTTCGAAGACAAAGTGCAGATGATTTCCAACTTAAATTACTGCAAAGTTGATTTAGATGATATTGCCTTCTTTGCACCCGAACTCAAAGGCATTAACAGAAGTTTAATTCTTAAATCAAATGTTAGAGGCACGGTAAACGATTTGCGTTTAAAAAAACTGGAACTCTACCTGAGTGACGAAACCTATGTAAAAGGCAATTTTGACTTTACCGGAATTACGGATGTAGAGAATGTTTTTATCGATGCTAAAATCACCGATTTCGCTACTAACCGCGATGAAATTGCAGCAATAAAATTACCACCATTTGATGGGGAAGAATACATTGAAATACCTGGAAGATATTCCTTGTTTGGAACCATAAACGGACACGGCTTATTTACGGGTACACCTGCCGATTTTGTTGCCTACGGACAATTCGATACCGATATGGGACAAATCGCTACTGATATTCGTTTTTACATCGACAGCACCGATCACTATTTCCATTATCAGGGAAATCTGCTTACCCAGGATTTTCGCGCCGGATATTTTTATGAAATACCCGATATGGGGAATGTGTCGATGGACATCGATATCAAGGCCACCGGATTAACATTCGACGATCTGGCCGCGCAGCTCGATGGCACGGTGTATTCGCTCGGATACATGGGTTATGATTATCATAACATCACACTTACGAATGGAAAATTGACCTCCGAACAGTTCATTGGAAAAATGAATATCAAGGATGAAAATATTGATTTGATTTTCGATGGTAATGTGAATTTTGCCAAAAAAGAACCTTCATTCGATTTCGAAATTGATATTAAAAAAGCCAACCTTGCCGTTCTGCATTTAGCTGACCGCGATCACTCTTCCAGTCTTTGCGTACACATCAAGGCCGATGCAACCGGTTCCGATCTGGATAACTTCAGCGGGAAATTGTCCTTATCGAATTTGTCGTACTACGAAAAAGGAAAAGATTACATGATGGATTCCATTGTGTTATCAGCAAAGATTAATCCCGATAAAACCAAATCACTCGGATTAAAATCCTCCATTATTGATGCAAATGTGGATGGTAAATACAATTTCGAAGAATTGCCTACCGCATTTACATCCATTATTTCTCAGGTATTACCTTCTCTTTTCGATAATAAAGTCATTAAACTCAAAAACGATCAGGAGTTTAAATACACCGTGCTGATTAAAGATTTCTCCTACATCACGGAACTTTTTCTGCCGGATGTGGAATTGTCGAAAAACGCGAAAATCAGTGGACGTTTCGACTCCGAACAAAATATCTTCAGAATGAAAAGTGATGTCTTAACCATACTTAAAGTGGCGGGCTATGAAGTCAATGAAATGGTTCTTAACGTCAAAAACAATGATGACTTTTTAAACATAAAAATAGATGCGGATCACATTCACCTTACCGATACGGTTAAGATGAAAAACTTTGCATTCGAAAGTGATTTGTATCAGAATAAAATGGTGTCTTCCATTCAATGGAACAATGAAGATTCACTTTCAAGTGGGGCCATTTATGGAGAAGGTATAATTCGTTCCAGCGATGTGTATGAATTGGATTTAAATCCCTCCGAGGTAAAAGTCAACGGATCCACCTGGCACCTCGATGCTACTTCTCATTTTGCTTTTGCAGGGGATACCATTTCTATTTCCGATTTCAATATTTACAACGGTAAACAGTCCATTGCCGTAGCCGGAAAAATTTCGCCATTGCGCAATGATAAACTGGATATCGATATCTGCGAATTCGATTTAGAAAATTTAAATCCCATCATCAACGATCCAAATATAAAACTTCACGGTACGCTTCATGGAAACGGATTTGTTGCGGATTTGTACAAGGATTTATTTTTTGCTTCCGATATGCGTCTGGATTCATTTCGCTTAAATGAAGATTACCTCGGCGAATTTAAATTGGTAAATCTGTGGGATAATGAGGAAAAGCGAATACACACCACGGGTGAATTGCGCAGAAAGGAAATCAGGTCCATCGAATTTACCGGCGATTACTATACCAAAAAGGAAAAAAACAACATCGATTATGTGGTCGAATTTAACGAGACCAATCTCACTTTCCTTAATGCATTCATTCCCGAAGATGTGTCGAATTTAAGAGGACTTGCAACAGGAAAACTATCTGTTAAAGGCGAACCTGAAGCGCCGGTTCTCAAGGGAAAAATCAATTTCCAGAACGGAGCGGTAAAAGTGAATATGCTTAATACCGAGTATTATTTCGGAGGATTGGTGAAAGTGGACAATGATATGATTGCATTTGATTCTATTCCCATCGCCGATGTAAAAGGAAATTTAGGGGTGGGACGAGGTACTTTTTATCATAACAATTTTGAGAACTGGAATTTCGACTGTGTTCTTGAATTCAACAAAATGTTATGCCTGAACACCACCGAAGAAATGAATGATTTATACTATGGTCGTGCCTACGCTACCGGAAGCGTACAAGTGTTCGCCTATGGAAATAACATTGAAATCGATGTAAATGTTAAAAGCGAAAAAGGTACCCGCATTGTACTTCCTCTCTACGGTAGTTCCGATCAGAGCATTCAGGATTTTGTAAGGTTTGTTGGTACCAAGGACTCTGTTAAAGTGGATGAGAAAATAGATTTATCGGGTATCAGTCTGAATTTCGATTTCGACGTAACTCCCGATGCGGAGGTGATGATTGTATTCGATAAACTGGCCGGCGATATGATGAAGGGAAGAGGAGCAGGTCACCTACAAATGCTCATCGATCCACTGGGTGAATTCACCATGTTTGGTCAATACGTCATCGATCAGGGAGATTATCTCTTTACATTGATGAATGTAATCAACAAGCGCTTTACCGTTCGTAAAGGATCTACCATTTCCTGGTACGGCGATCCGATGGCAGCGGATATTGATCTGAAAGCCGTGTATAAAGTGCAGGCTGCTCCCACCGAAATTATGCCCGTAGATGTTGCTGCATTATATAAACGAAATGTTGATGTGGAATGTGAAATGACACTCAAGCAAAACTTATTTAAACCGGATGCTTATTTTGATATCATCGTTCCCAAGGCAGACGAAAATGTAAAAGCGGCGCTAACGCAAATCCGCGCTTCGGAACCAGAACGTACGCGTCAGTTTTTCTCTCTGCTGGCCATTAATAAATTCCTTCCGCTTTCCAACTCCATTTCAAACGCTTCCAATACAGCCCTCACCGGAGTGAACTCAACCGTATCCGAATTAGTGTCCAGCCAAATGAGTAACTGGCTGTCTCAAATTTCAGATGAGTTTGATATCGGATTAAATTATCGTCCGGGCGATGAGATTTCTTCCGATGAGATTGCGGTGGCTTTTTCAACCCAGTTGTTTAATGATCGCTTAACGGTGAGCACCAATGTTGGGGTGAGTAAAGGAAACAGCTCCAACCAAAATCCAAATCAGCTGATTGGAGATTTTAATGTGGAATATAAAATTAATCAGGACGGCAGTTTCCGTATTCGCGGGTACAATGAGTCCAACGAATTCGACGTAACCCGTACCGCCCAGGCGCCCTTCACACAAGGGGTTGGGGTTTACTATACCGAGGAGTTCGATAGCTTTAAGGATTTGAAAATCATACGTAAAATCGGATCCTGGTTCAAAAAGGGGAAGAAAGAGAAGGAGGATAAACCCACCTCTTATCACCCGGCAGATAAGCCGCGTGATGAAAAAGACCTTCAATTGGCAGAAAAATAA
- the tsaD gene encoding tRNA (adenosine(37)-N6)-threonylcarbamoyltransferase complex transferase subunit TsaD, translating into MNKDTIILGIESSCDETSAAVLKGDVLLSNFIANQSVHERFGGVVPELASRAHQQNIIPVVDQALKSAGVQVGDIGAVAFTRGPGLMGSLLVGVSFAKSFAMARGIPMVEVNHMQAHILAHFIRKPGENYPAPEFPFLCLTVSGGHTQLVLVKSPLEMEIIGETLDDAAGEAFDKSAKLLGLPYPGGPQVDQHAALGDASRFTFPHPQIPEYNFSFSGLKTSILYFLQKEQKKDADFIEKNIHDICAGIQWTIIEILLKKFKKAAREFKVKDIAIAGGVSANKGLRNAITRMGEENNWRVHIPPFEYCTDNAAMIAMAGSFKFAEGIFADQQIAPLARMPF; encoded by the coding sequence ATTAACAAAGATACCATAATTCTCGGCATCGAATCTTCTTGCGATGAAACCTCAGCGGCGGTGTTGAAGGGCGATGTTTTATTGTCGAATTTCATTGCCAATCAGAGCGTACACGAGCGTTTTGGAGGGGTGGTTCCGGAACTTGCTTCCAGAGCGCACCAGCAGAACATTATTCCTGTGGTGGACCAAGCCCTTAAAAGCGCTGGGGTGCAGGTGGGGGACATTGGTGCCGTTGCCTTTACACGGGGTCCGGGTCTCATGGGCTCTTTACTGGTCGGTGTTTCCTTTGCCAAAAGTTTTGCAATGGCCCGGGGTATTCCCATGGTAGAAGTGAACCATATGCAAGCCCATATTCTGGCGCATTTTATTCGCAAACCGGGTGAAAATTATCCTGCTCCTGAATTTCCGTTTTTATGCTTAACGGTTTCGGGCGGACATACCCAACTGGTCTTGGTAAAATCCCCGCTTGAAATGGAAATCATTGGGGAAACACTGGATGATGCCGCAGGAGAGGCTTTTGATAAATCGGCCAAATTACTTGGACTTCCTTATCCGGGCGGACCACAAGTTGATCAGCATGCCGCATTGGGAGATGCTAGCCGTTTCACTTTTCCTCATCCGCAAATTCCTGAATACAACTTCAGTTTTTCCGGTTTAAAAACAAGCATTCTGTATTTTCTTCAGAAGGAGCAGAAAAAAGATGCCGATTTCATTGAGAAAAACATCCATGATATTTGCGCCGGAATTCAGTGGACCATCATCGAAATTCTGCTAAAAAAATTCAAAAAGGCAGCCAGGGAATTTAAGGTAAAAGACATTGCCATTGCCGGTGGTGTTAGTGCCAATAAAGGCTTGCGAAATGCCATCACCCGAATGGGTGAAGAGAACAATTGGCGTGTACATATTCCTCCATTTGAATATTGCACCGATAATGCGGCCATGATTGCGATGGCCGGATCTTTTAAATTTGCCGAAGGTATTTTTGCGGATCAACAGATTGCTCCTTTGGCAAGGATGCCTTTTTAA
- a CDS encoding superoxide dismutase, with amino-acid sequence MSFELAPLPYANNALEPFIDAMTMEIHHDRHHAAYVTNLNNAIKGTEWEGKSMMDILANISKAPMAVRNNGGGHFNHDLFWNIMGPNKGGNPSGELADAIAKTFGSFDDFKTQFNTAGATRFGSGWAWLIVKADKSLAICSTPNQDNPLMDIAEVKGTPILGCDVWEHAYYLKYQNKRPDYMANWWNVVNWDAVAARYKAAL; translated from the coding sequence ATGTCATTTGAACTCGCACCTCTTCCATATGCCAACAATGCATTGGAACCTTTTATTGATGCAATGACGATGGAAATACATCACGATCGTCACCATGCCGCTTACGTAACCAACCTGAACAATGCCATTAAGGGAACTGAATGGGAAGGAAAATCCATGATGGATATTCTTGCCAATATTTCAAAAGCTCCAATGGCTGTTCGCAACAATGGTGGCGGACATTTTAATCACGATTTATTCTGGAACATTATGGGTCCGAATAAAGGTGGAAATCCAAGCGGCGAATTAGCTGATGCTATTGCAAAAACGTTCGGATCGTTCGACGATTTTAAAACCCAGTTCAACACTGCCGGTGCTACACGTTTCGGTTCCGGTTGGGCCTGGTTAATTGTGAAAGCCGACAAATCACTTGCAATTTGTTCTACTCCAAATCAGGATAATCCATTAATGGACATTGCCGAAGTGAAAGGCACACCAATTTTGGGTTGTGATGTTTGGGAACATGCTTATTACCTGAAATACCAGAATAAGCGTCCGGACTACATGGCGAACTGGTGGAATGTTGTAAACTGGGATGCAGTAGCTGCTCGTTACAAAGCCGCGCTTTAA
- a CDS encoding DUF4403 family protein, which produces MKFRYFPFVILLLVASCKPSVKPVKPEASYDPPKTEFDRELSYINIPMEIALSDIQKQINAYVKGVLYEDNSFTDNDNDGLKCKVKKYSDIIVEGLSNKVRLTVPLDIAGSYKALGVSTDFKGVLKATYVTQITLKDNWKLETITKSAGHEWIKSPAIDLYLFELPVTSIADAALEGQQEYIEKEIDKAIREYVDLKEYLKDVVRGLYEPMLLSETYKTWFCLEPKEIYTSQINTQKGIMHISLGMKTYTETHIGPKPPLGDTTFFPAMKVMEKMPDDFNVGLVTLVKYPNAAALLKEQYVDNPYTYTEGKRSVTLTHIDLWGQDNRMVIECGLKGSVNGMVYLLGTPGYDSLSRNIILKNVDFHVDTKNKLLKSANWLLHGKFAKIMEKNMYFEMGKQLDASKKDAQTYLTNYEVSKGIRLNGKLTDLSTKKVYLTPDAIVAVVTASGKLSVKVEGME; this is translated from the coding sequence ATGAAATTTCGCTATTTTCCTTTCGTTATCCTCCTGCTGGTTGCTTCGTGCAAACCCAGCGTTAAACCGGTAAAACCGGAAGCATCTTATGATCCTCCTAAAACGGAATTCGACAGGGAATTATCCTATATCAATATTCCCATGGAAATCGCTTTGTCCGATATCCAGAAACAAATTAACGCTTATGTAAAGGGTGTGTTGTATGAGGACAACAGTTTTACGGATAACGATAACGATGGACTCAAATGCAAAGTGAAAAAATATTCCGACATCATTGTCGAGGGTTTATCTAACAAAGTACGCTTAACCGTTCCACTCGATATTGCAGGTTCATATAAAGCTTTAGGGGTTAGCACCGATTTTAAGGGTGTACTAAAGGCAACCTACGTTACGCAAATTACATTGAAGGATAATTGGAAACTGGAGACCATAACCAAATCTGCAGGACATGAGTGGATAAAATCGCCGGCAATCGATTTGTATTTGTTCGAACTTCCGGTTACTTCCATTGCCGATGCCGCCTTGGAAGGACAGCAAGAATACATCGAAAAAGAAATCGATAAAGCAATTCGCGAATACGTTGATCTTAAAGAATACCTCAAAGATGTAGTCCGCGGTTTATATGAACCAATGTTATTATCCGAAACCTATAAAACCTGGTTTTGCCTTGAACCAAAGGAAATCTATACCTCACAAATAAACACCCAAAAAGGAATCATGCACATTTCACTGGGAATGAAAACGTATACCGAAACGCATATTGGACCCAAACCACCGCTCGGTGATACTACTTTTTTTCCTGCGATGAAAGTGATGGAAAAAATGCCGGATGATTTTAATGTGGGACTCGTAACACTCGTTAAATACCCGAATGCAGCAGCGCTGTTGAAAGAACAATATGTCGATAATCCCTACACCTACACCGAGGGAAAACGTTCGGTTACATTAACGCATATTGATTTATGGGGACAAGACAATCGTATGGTGATTGAGTGTGGATTAAAAGGATCCGTAAACGGAATGGTTTATTTATTGGGTACACCCGGATACGATTCATTAAGCCGGAATATCATTCTTAAAAATGTAGATTTCCATGTCGATACAAAAAACAAATTACTCAAATCGGCCAACTGGCTGCTCCACGGAAAATTTGCAAAAATCATGGAGAAAAACATGTATTTCGAAATGGGAAAACAATTGGATGCCTCTAAAAAAGATGCGCAAACGTATTTAACCAATTACGAAGTATCGAAAGGGATTCGCCTCAATGGGAAACTCACCGACTTAAGCACTAAAAAAGTTTACCTAACACCCGATGCCATTGTTGCGGTAGTAACTGCAAGTGGAAAATTAAGTGTAAAAGTAGAGGGAATGGAGTAA
- the dapA gene encoding 4-hydroxy-tetrahydrodipicolinate synthase yields MKKGFRGMGVAVITPFNKEGEVDFAALQRILENLISNGTDYLVIQGTTGESVTLTESEQRAVLDFAIEINNKRLPLVYGVGGNNTKDIVETLTSFDFTGVDAILSVSPYYNKPTQEGIYQHYKALDAVTPRPIILYNVPGRTGRNMQAETTLRIARECKNVIAIKEASGSFNQIMSIIQEKPKDFLVICGDDAIALPTCSIGADGVISVVGNAFPKEFSQMIHFAFDQKYIEAAQIHYNLLDIIQHLFVESNPSGVKEVMKFQGICQNYTRLPIVPVSEETSKKIYSLLAACPYVKI; encoded by the coding sequence ATGAAAAAAGGATTTCGTGGCATGGGCGTGGCCGTTATCACCCCTTTTAACAAGGAAGGTGAAGTTGATTTTGCTGCATTACAGCGAATCCTCGAAAATCTGATAAGCAACGGTACCGACTATCTGGTCATTCAGGGTACAACCGGCGAATCGGTAACACTCACCGAAAGTGAACAACGTGCGGTGCTCGATTTTGCCATTGAGATCAATAACAAACGTCTGCCACTTGTTTATGGGGTAGGAGGAAATAATACCAAGGACATCGTTGAAACATTAACCAGTTTCGACTTTACGGGAGTGGATGCTATTTTAAGTGTTAGTCCCTACTACAATAAACCAACACAAGAAGGAATTTATCAGCATTACAAAGCGCTGGATGCCGTTACACCTCGTCCCATTATTCTTTACAACGTACCGGGAAGAACGGGGAGAAATATGCAGGCAGAAACTACTTTGCGTATTGCCAGAGAATGTAAAAATGTAATCGCCATTAAAGAAGCATCCGGAAGTTTTAATCAGATCATGTCCATCATACAGGAAAAACCAAAAGATTTTTTGGTCATCTGTGGCGATGATGCCATTGCTTTGCCCACCTGCTCCATTGGTGCAGATGGTGTTATTTCGGTGGTGGGAAATGCATTTCCAAAAGAGTTTTCTCAAATGATTCATTTCGCATTCGATCAAAAATATATCGAGGCGGCTCAAATCCATTACAATTTGCTCGATATTATTCAGCACTTGTTTGTAGAAAGCAATCCTTCCGGAGTAAAAGAAGTGATGAAGTTCCAGGGAATTTGTCAGAATTATACCCGACTACCCATCGTTCCTGTCTCTGAAGAGACCTCCAAAAAAATCTATTCGCTGCTGGCGGCTTGTCCTTACGTTAAAATCTGA